In the Candidatus Saccharibacteria bacterium oral taxon 488 genome, one interval contains:
- a CDS encoding HAMP domain-containing histidine kinase, translating to MSLAVLNGVMLLVGYWLSLLLARRTLKPIERAIKQQAQFVSDASHELRTPLAALLLVNEVALRKSTLTDKKARQVLSQNVAEIKRLTELSNSLLDLAKSEGVVTDPELVNPATLIEEVVTRFTPAAQAKRVKLVYDNQSPTGDVPLQANAVRQILAIFMDNAIKYVPPKNGEVNVIAWVNRKKHALEFAVRDNGPGIAPGDQKHIFERFYRADAARTRTDVSGHGLGLAIAKSLADRCGYTIRVKSQPPSGAEFMLVVSHVDSR from the coding sequence ATGTCGCTGGCGGTATTGAACGGGGTGATGCTACTGGTTGGTTATTGGCTGAGTTTGCTATTGGCGCGGCGGACGCTCAAGCCAATTGAGCGGGCGATTAAACAGCAAGCACAGTTTGTGTCTGACGCTAGTCACGAACTGAGAACACCGTTAGCGGCGTTGTTACTTGTGAACGAAGTGGCACTCAGAAAATCAACGCTGACCGATAAGAAAGCTCGCCAGGTTTTGAGTCAGAACGTTGCAGAAATTAAGAGATTGACCGAGCTCAGTAATTCACTGCTTGACTTAGCAAAGTCGGAGGGTGTCGTAACTGATCCGGAACTAGTTAATCCAGCTACGCTTATCGAAGAAGTGGTGACGCGGTTTACACCAGCTGCGCAGGCAAAGCGGGTAAAGCTCGTGTATGACAATCAATCACCGACCGGCGACGTGCCGCTTCAGGCAAATGCGGTTCGTCAAATTCTAGCAATTTTCATGGATAACGCTATCAAATACGTGCCACCAAAAAACGGCGAAGTGAATGTGATTGCGTGGGTGAATCGTAAAAAACACGCACTGGAATTCGCGGTGAGAGATAATGGCCCAGGCATTGCGCCGGGTGACCAAAAGCACATTTTTGAGCGATTTTACCGGGCAGACGCGGCGCGGACGCGGACCGATGTGTCGGGTCATGGTTTGGGGCTGGCGATCGCCAAGTCGCTGGCGGATCGCTGTGGCTACACAATTCGGGTTAAAAGTCAGCCGCCAAGTGGCGCGGAATTTATGTTGGTTGTTTCGCACGTCGACTCGCGGTAA
- a CDS encoding response regulator transcription factor produces the protein MRILLVEDDVAIARSLKEGLEDEAYAVDVAHDGDEGYRTATADDYDVIILDVMLPEMNGYEVCRVLRQDGNQTPILMLTARDAERDIVEGLDMGADDYLAKPFSFEVLLARLRALLRRPNEKLEEVLRVGDLTLDPSLKKVTRAAQEISLTAKEYAVLEYLMRNAGKVLSKEQIISHVWDFDADVLPNNVELFIMFLRRKIDKPFDAKLIHTVPGFGYKLEDKS, from the coding sequence ATGAGAATTTTACTAGTAGAAGATGACGTGGCGATTGCGCGGTCGCTGAAAGAGGGTCTGGAGGATGAAGCTTATGCGGTCGATGTGGCGCATGACGGCGACGAGGGCTACCGAACGGCGACGGCGGATGACTATGATGTGATTATTCTTGATGTGATGCTGCCGGAAATGAATGGCTATGAGGTTTGCCGGGTGCTACGTCAAGATGGTAATCAGACGCCGATTTTGATGTTGACGGCGCGTGATGCTGAGCGGGATATTGTCGAAGGCTTGGATATGGGCGCTGATGATTATCTGGCGAAGCCGTTTAGTTTTGAGGTGTTATTGGCGCGTCTTCGTGCTTTGCTGCGTCGTCCGAATGAGAAGCTGGAAGAAGTCTTGCGAGTTGGTGATTTGACGCTTGATCCGAGTTTGAAAAAAGTGACACGCGCCGCACAGGAAATTAGCCTGACTGCCAAAGAATACGCTGTGTTGGAGTATCTGATGCGTAACGCCGGCAAGGTCCTGTCCAAAGAGCAAATCATCTCGCACGTGTGGGATTTTGATGCCGATGTCTTGCCGAACAATGTTGAATTATTCATCATGTTTTTGCGCCGCAAAATTGATAAACCATTTGACGCAAAATTGATTCACACCGTCCCGGGCTTTGGCTACAAGCTGGAGGATAAATCATGA
- a CDS encoding LD-carboxypeptidase, translated as MIPEKLQPGDEIRVIAPARSASDIDERVLDRAKAALESLGLKVTFSKNAFSRNQRGCPTDDEKVEDLHEAFMDENVKCILAAIGGFNSNQMLGKVNWQIIKDNPKIFGGFSDITVLNHAILAKTGLVTYAMPNFYCFGLPPEANYSLEYFRRCLFTNQPTELVVQQSETFYDFPWNYDEASPRQALKNNGPRVVQSGSAEGVMIGGNLCSLNLLNGTEYFPKVEGDIILCIEDDSYDSIPETFERHVQALMQQPFFRQVKAILVGRFQGESRATDDMISDIILSKNIDSKIPVIVDLDFGHTDPKSTYPVGGKCKVVAGDSTKIVIRCGD; from the coding sequence CGGGCGAAAGCAGCCCTAGAATCACTGGGACTAAAAGTTACGTTTAGCAAAAATGCTTTTTCTCGCAATCAGCGAGGTTGTCCGACGGACGACGAGAAGGTTGAGGATTTGCACGAAGCGTTTATGGACGAAAACGTGAAGTGTATTCTGGCGGCGATTGGCGGATTTAATTCAAATCAGATGCTGGGTAAAGTTAACTGGCAGATTATAAAAGACAATCCGAAGATCTTTGGTGGCTTTTCTGATATCACCGTTCTCAATCATGCGATTTTGGCAAAAACTGGTCTGGTGACTTATGCGATGCCAAATTTCTATTGTTTTGGTTTGCCGCCAGAAGCTAATTATTCGTTGGAGTATTTTCGGCGGTGTTTGTTTACCAATCAGCCAACAGAACTTGTCGTTCAGCAATCGGAAACATTTTACGATTTCCCGTGGAATTATGACGAAGCTTCGCCGCGCCAAGCTTTGAAAAATAATGGACCGCGAGTTGTACAGAGCGGATCGGCTGAAGGAGTAATGATTGGCGGCAATTTGTGCAGTCTAAATCTGTTGAATGGTACGGAATATTTTCCGAAAGTTGAAGGCGATATTATTTTGTGCATTGAAGACGATAGCTATGATTCAATTCCTGAAACGTTTGAACGCCACGTGCAGGCGTTGATGCAACAGCCGTTCTTTCGTCAAGTAAAAGCAATTTTAGTTGGGCGTTTTCAGGGCGAATCTCGGGCGACAGACGATATGATTAGCGACATCATTCTTTCAAAGAATATCGATTCAAAAATTCCAGTAATAGTTGATCTGGATTTTGGTCACACTGACCCGAAGTCCACGTATCCGGTGGGCGGTAAATGTAAGGTCGTAGCGGGAGATAGTACTAAAATTGTCATTCGTTGCGGCGACTAA